The Candidatus Flexicrinis proximus sequence CCCTGCACGCTGATGACTTCGCCATCCACTTCCGTGCGCAGGATCTGGCCGCTGTCCAGCGCCGCCACCGACTCCATGCCAGTGCTGACGATTGGCAGATCGGGGTCGAGCAGGGGGACGGCCTGACGCTGCATGTTCGAACCCATCAGGGCGCGGTTGGCGTCGTCATGCTCCAGGAATGGGATCAGCGCGGCGCTGATGCCGACGATCTGGCGCGGGGCGATGTCGATGTAGTCGACGCGGTTGGTCGGCAGCATCTTGAAGTCCTGGTTGTGGCGCGCAGAAACACGGCTCACCACGATCTGGCCCAGCACATCGGTCGGGGTGTCCGCCTGTGCGATGACGAAACCGTCTTCCTCGTCCGCCGGCAGATAGAACGTTCCCGGCTCGACGAATGGCACGACCTGCACGTCCTCGACCTTGGCCTTTTTCAGGGCCTTGATGACATCGTCGGTGATGACGGTGCCTTCTTCGATCACGACGTCGCCCTTGCTGTTTTCGACATCTTCCCGCAGGCTGCGGCCCGACAGGCGCGCATCGTCGATCTTGAGCGAGCGGATGACGCGGCGGTACGGGGTCTCGATGAATCCGTACTGGTTGACTTTGGCGTAGCTGGCCAGGCGGCCGATCAGGCCGATGTTCGGGCCTTCCGGCGTCTCAATCGGGCAGATACGACCGTAGTGGCTGTGATGCACGTCGCGGACATCGAAGCCGGCGCGCTCACGGCGCAGACCGCCCGGACCCAGCGCGGAAAGCGTGCGCTTGTGGGTTAGCTCGGCCAGTGGGTTGGTCTGTTCCATAAACTGCGAAAGCTGGGACGAACCAAAGAACTCGCGGATCGCGGCCACAATCGGGCGGATGTTGATCAGCGTGCCGGGAGTCGGGTTTTCCTGCTCCTTGGTCGACATACGCTCTTTGATCACGCGTTCCGCGCGGCGCAGGCCGACACGCAGCTTGTTCTGGATCAGCTCGCCGACGGTCTTCACCCGGCGGTTGCCCAGGTGGTCGATGTCGTCGCGCTTCTGCTGGTTGTTGTTAATCTGGATCATCGTGCGGATCAGGTTAATGATGTCGCGCTTGGTGATCGTACGCACGGCCTGCGGAATTTCGCCCTGAAGCCCGAGGCGCTTATTGAGCTTGTAGCGGCCCACGCGCTCCAGATCATAACGGCGCTGATCGAAGAGCTGCTGCTCCAGATACTCGCGTGCGTTGTCCAGAGTCGGGGGGTCTCCCGGACGCATCTTCTTGTAGAATTCGAGCAGGGCAGCCTGCGCGATATTTCCGTCTTTAGTCTTCTGGAAATCGGTCTCGCCTTCAATTGTCTTGCTGATGAAGGTGTGGCCTTCGCCGTTGTCGACATCGGCGAACAGCGCCAGAATTTCCTCATCGGAGCCGGTCTTGATCGGCGTGTCCAGACCGAGGCGGTCTAGTTCGTCCTTCACGGCGGCCATCGCGCGCAGCAGAACCGTCACGGGCACAGTGCGCTTGCGGTTGAACTTGAGCACGAGCGCATCAGACTTGCGCGTCTCGAACTCCATCCAGGCGCCGCGATCCGGGATCAGCTTGGACGACGCGAGTTTGCGGCCGGTGCTGCGCTCTTCTTCGGTCTCAAAGTAGACGCCGGGCGAGCGGATCAGCTGGCTGACGACCACGCGCTCGGTACCGTTGATGATAAACGTGCCTTTATCGGTCATGAGCGGGAACTCGCCCATGAAGATGTCGCTGATGCTGACCTCGTCGCCGGCTTCGCGATTGATCAGCGCGACTTTGGCATACAGGGGAACGGCGTAGCTCATATCGCGTTCGAGGCACAGCTCGCGGCTGTACTTCGGTTCTTCATACCAGAACTTGAGTCCCCACTGTTTCGAGTCGGGGTGGTTGCTGGGGAAATGCAGCCGCAGGTTGCCGTTATAGCTCTCAATCGGGCTGATTTCGTCGAACAACTCCAGCAGGCCTTCGTCCATGAACCACTTGAACGACTCCAGCTGGATGTCGATCAGCGACGGCAGTTCCTGCACGTCCACTGTTCGCGCATAGTTCTTCGTATTGAAGTATTCGTTATTCAATCTGCTGCTCCTCTTGGTTGGCGAACGCTGCACCGGGAACCGGTGAGGTATTTACGCCAATGGGTAGAGACGACAAAATGCCTTTCCTAAAGGAAGGCAGTCGCAAGATGGAGAATGAAGAAGATATGGACGCCTTTTCTCCCGCTGGTCCACGCCACCATTGGGAAGTTGCGTAAGTGGTATTTTAGTCCAATGTGGCGTTCTATGTCAAGCGCGCTGCTCAGGTTGCCGCGTGGATCGTCGCCGGACGCGGTGCGGTTGTGCGGTTTCGTCGTCAGTGTGGGCAATTGACGGTATATTTCCAGTGTGATCGGGTGTCCGGGTCTTCGAGTCGAAAATGCGAATCGCTGTTATTTCCGATATCCACGGCAACGCGCTCGCCTTCGAAAAGGTGATTGCCGAGATCAAACGCGAGGCGTTTGACCAGGTTGTCTGCCTTGGCGACGCCGTACAGGGCGGGCCGCAGCCGGCAGAGACGGTCGCGCTGCTGCGGGACCTAGGCTGGCCGGTGGTGATGGGCAATGCGGACGAGTGGCTGCTCTCCGGCGTAGAGACCGGACGCGACCCGATCCCCGACTCCCGCTTGCGCAAGCTCCAGCGCATCCGCGAGTGGTCGCTCTCCCGGCTGTCCGCCGCGGACCGCGCCTTCATCGCAGCCTTCCGCCAGATCGTCGAAATCCCCCTCGACAGCGGGCGCAACCTGCTGTGTTTTCACGGGTCGCCGGGGTCGTTTGACGACATCCTGCTGCCCACGACCTCCGAAGCGGAATTTCAGTCGCATCTCGCGCCGTACCTGCCGAATATCATGTGCGGCGGTCATACGCACTTGCCGCACGTCAGGCGGATCGGCTCCAGCGACAGTTTCTACTTCAATCCAGGGAGCGTTGGGCTGGCTTACAGCCATGAGCAGTCAGGCGACCGGTTCCGTACCGACTCGTGGGCAGAATACGCCATTTTGACCGCAGACCGGGGGCGGTTTGCACTGGAATTCAGGCGTGTGCCTTACGAGCCGGTCGCAATTATCGAAGTCTATCGGTCGAGCGGCAGGCCTTACGCGAACGAGCCCATCGCGCAGTACGGGGCGTTAGGCATGTGAGTGCGGGAAGATGACGCTGCTCCAGTAGAGGCATGCTGCCAGCGCCACGAGCGATACGACGAACATCAGCGCCGGGTCAAGCATCGGTGTGATCAGCAGGAACAACGCGGCAAGCACAATCAGGATTTCATCGTGGCGGGTAAACATGGAATCCGTCCTTTCGAACGAACCGCGACTACTAGCTTAATTATACGCCTACTCTGGGCTGTTGACCCTGCAATCCGTCATGCCATACCGCGTAAATGGTCATAGCCGGTCCGGCATCAGTTCAGGAAGCGCGGCAGGTAGAAATTGAGCGCGTGGAGCGGTGCGCTGTCGCTTGCCGTCAAGGTCGTCTGCTGCGTGTCTGGCCGTGCCAGCAGGACATCGTACTGACCGAGCACGCTTGTCCCGTCAGCGCTTACCACTTCTCCTGCGCCGTCTGTGATGTAGACAAACAAGTCCTCATCGGGGCGGGGTAGTTCGAGCGTTGTGCTGCCGCCGGCGTCGATCGTGACCGCGCTGAGGCTGCCCGTCATGTGCTGTACTAGCGGCGAACCATCCCCGATCAGGCTGTGGACCGTCGCGTCGCCAACACGGCGCTTCGGCACATCTGACCGCCCGACCTGCTGGTAATGCGGCTGGATTCCCCGTGAGCTGCGGTCGGCAACATACCAGATTTGGATCACGCGCGCCTTCTCGTCCGACAGGTTCAGTTCCTGGTGTTCGATATAGTCGCCCGCAAACATGCGCTGGATTTCCCCTGCGCCAATCACGCCTTTACCGCCGGTGGTGTCCTCGTGATACAGCTCACCCTCCAGCACCCAGGTGTAGATTTCGAGGGAGCGGTGCGGGTGCCACGTGAAGCCGTTGCGCGGCGCGATCTGGGTCATGTGCGCGGTGAGCATTCCGCTCAGCCGCTGCAGCGGACTCCAGCCGCCGACTGCGAAATGCGAATACAGCCAGTGGACCGGGTTGATCGTCGGAAACACCCCGGCAGGAAAGTGCTGTAAGGCTTGATCGCGTACAAAGTTTGGCGCAATCTGGGTATTCTGAAGTGCGAAAGGGAGCATTGGGAGTTGTCCATGCTGATAAACGGACGTTCGTCCAGTTATGTGAGCATAGACGCGCGTGCCGGATGCCGTATTACCCCAGTGCCGCGATCCCCAGCGTCGCCAGGCGCATGTCTTCCTCTTCAGGCAGTCCACTCACGCCGACGGCCCCGACCACGCTGCCTCCTGCGAGTACCGGGATGCCGCCGCCCCAGCTGACGTAGCGCAGTTCGCCGAAGTTGGTCATCGGGAAGCCGCCCTCGCGCGAGAGTTCTCCCAGGCGTTTGGACGGGATGCCCTCTCGGGCCGCCGTATAGGCTTTGTTGATCGCGATCGTAATCGAAGGCAGCCGGCAGCCGTCTGTACGCAGAAACGCCAGGAGTTCGCCGTGGGGGTCGACAACGGCGACCGCAGCGCCCTGGCTTGTGCGTTCGAGTTCGGCGCCGATCGCCGCGATGATGATCTGCGCGTCCTTGTGTGACAGTTCAGTGATCTGGCGCATTGCGGGTCCTTATCAGGTGGCGGGAAGGGTAATGGTAACGGTTGTGCCTGAACCGGGCTGACTCGAAATTGCCAGGCTTCCGTTGTGGCGGTCGACAATCTTCTGAACAATCGGCAGACCCAGGCCGAATCCGGGCGTGGAATGTGCCGCGTCGAGCCGCCAGAAGCGGCGCATGACGTGTTCCATTTTATCGTAAGGAATGCCTATGCCGGTATCGCGGACCTCGATGGTCACCCCGTCAGGGCTTGATTGCGTGGCGACCGTCACCATTCCCCCGTCAGGCGTGAAGCGCACGGCATTGTCCAGCACATGCTCAAAGGCCAGACCCAACAGCTTCAGATCAGCGCTTACCTGCGGCACGTTGTCGTCGGGCAGCAGTTGGATGACCGGACCGGCCTTATTGTCCCCTTCGCGCATGACCGCGATGATCTCCCGCAGCAAGGCGTTGATGTCGGTAGGCGCAAAGTCTAATTCCACGCCGCTGTCCAGTTCAGCCATCGTCTGAAGCTGTTCGAGCAGGCGGGTAATCCGTTTGATTTGCGCGGCGGCCTGCGCGACGTGCGCCGCCCGTTTAGCCTCATCGGTTGCACGGGTAATGAGATAAATACTGGTACTGATGACCGACAGTGGTGTGCGGAATTCATGCGATGTGTTCTGGATAAATTCGGTCAGAATCCGGACCTGCTGGCGTTCGGCGGCTAGCTCATATGCCTGGTGATACGCCTGAAGCAGCTCGCTTTCGGTCTGTTTCATCTCGGTGATATCTGTCGCGACACCCAGAACCGCGGGTTCCTCGCGGCCGGGGAACTTGAGCAGCATCTTGGCGGTCCGCAGGATGCGCTTGCGTCCCTCAGCATCTGTGAATTCCGATTCGGGAACGCTGAGCAGTTGCCCGGTTTCCAGAACCTGCCGGTCCTGAAGCGTGAACGCCTCAGCTTCGTCGGCGTTGATGCTCAACTCTTTGTCGGTCTTGCCGATGATTGCGTCGACTGTCGTGCCATACGCCTCGGCGCTGGCCTGGTTCGCCATCAGATAACGGCCTTCGGCATCCTTGACAAAGATCTCTAGCGGTGCCAGGTCGATGATCTGGCGCAGCAAGCGTTCACGGTCGCGTAGTTCCTGTTCGTCGCGCTTGCGCTGAGTGATGTCGCGAACCACGCTCTGGATATACTGTGGGCTGCCGTCCGCGCCGCGTACCAGTTGGGCCGTCACTTCGGCGGTGAACGTCTCCCCGGACTTCTTGCGGAACACCCGTTCAAAGGGCGCGTACATCTGGCCGTCCAGCAGGTTCTGCAGCACATTTGCGCTGGCATCCACATTGGCCGATAGCTCACGAAACGAGTACGTGAGCAGTTCATCGGCCGGAAAACCGGTCAATTCGACGGCGCGATGGTTGATGGAGATGATTTGTCCGGATGGCGCGACAATGAAGACCGCGTCATGAACCTGTTCGAACAGGGTGCGGTACGCGCCGAGGAGCGGGTTGGCCGCCGTCTCGCGCACGCTGAGGGCATCGTCCAGCAGTCGTGAAATCCCCTCATCGGTAAACAGGCCGGCTGAGGTTAAGCGCTCTATAAGGTAATCCGGAAGACCTATTGGCGTTTTCAACGGATTTTGCGTTTCTAATAGGCAGTCCGAAAGGTACGTCACGCCTCACGGTTCTAACCCCGCGATTTCATGACGCTGTGACCACGACAAGTTTTCTGGCGCTGCGAAGATTTTCAACATGAGTATAGCGGGTGTGCCAGCATTTTCACCGCAGTTCGGGGCACCCTTCCGCACGCCAATTCGCGTAAGTGTCAACATCAGCGGGTGGGGTCGCTGGATCCGCTCCGGAAATCCGCGGGATTGACACAAGGACTGTCAGTATTATACTCAATCCTGAATAGTCAATCCTGACTAGTTGGTGGTGTAATGGAACGCGAACTGCTGCTGCTAGGACTATTACGGCGCGGGGAAATGCACGGCTACCAGTTAAACGAATACATTTCGGGAGTACTGGCCAACTGCATCGACCTCAAGAAGCCGACAGCCTACTTTCTGCTTGACAAGCTGGCGGCCCGTGGCTGGGTGTCTCTGAGCGAAGACCGTGCGGGAAATCGCCCGCCGCGCAAGGTCTACCGGATCACGGCAGCCGGTGAAACAGCATTTCAGGACCTGCTGCGCCAGAACCTCAGCGTGTACCAGACCGTATCGTTCGCCAACGACATCGGCCTGGCCTTTATGGATGCGCTGGACCCCGGCGAGGCGCGCGCGCATCTCCTTCAGCGGCGTGCCCAGCTTGCTGCCGAGATCGATCAGGCGAGGCACATTCCCCCCCATGGCGGCAGCCTGCAGCTCATGATCGAACATCGCACGGTCCATCTGGCCGCAGAGCTAGACTGGCTGGATCGCGTCATCGAAAGACTGCACGACACCCCCCTTGTACCTGTATCTGACCAAAGGACACCATGACCGCCCCGACCCCCGCGCCGTCCATCCCCGACGGCGAAAAGCTCGACTTTAAACGCATATTTCCGATTTTCATTATCGTGATCGTCGACCTGCTGGCGCTCACAGTAATCATCCCGATGCTGCCGTTGTTTGCGGTGACCTTTGGGGCGGACCCGCTGGCCATCGGCTTACTCTCAACAGTGTTCCCCCTGTTTCAACTGGTGGGTGGTCCGGTACTTGGCAGCCTCAGCGACAGATACGGGCGCAAGCCGGTCCTGATTGTCAGCCAGGTCGGTACCTTCGTCGGCCTGCTGATGCTCGGCTTTGCGAACGTACTGTGGATCCTGTTTGCCTCGCGTATCCTCGACGGATTTACCGGCGGCAACATCGTCACGGCCCAGGCGGCCATCACCGACTCGACGAACGAGCGTACCCGCGCACAGGGACTCGGTCTGATCGGCGCGGCGTTCGGGATCGGGTTTGTCCTCGGGCCGGCAATCTCGGGCGTCGCGCTGGCACTGACCGGCAATGACTTCCGAGTTCCGGCGTTCATCGCGGCGGGCTTCTCCTTGCTGTCGATCGTGCTGACCACTTTCTGGTTCAAGGAAACGCTGGCGCCGGATGCCCATCGCAGCACGGCCAGGCGCGAACCCCTCCTGCGGCGGATGGCGAAAACTGTCGTGCTGCCCGGCGTGGGAATCCTGGTCGCCCTGATGTTCATGCAGCATGTCGTATTTGGTGGACTGGAAGCCCTTCTCGCGCTGTTTAACCTCAACCGCTTAGGGATGAGCGCGTCTAGTAACGCGGTGGTATTCGTCTTTGTCGGCGTGATCCTGGTAGCAGTACAGGGTAAATATATCGGGCCATGGAGCCGGAAATACGGAGAACGCCGGCTTATTCTGGCGGGTTTGACCCTGTTGGCGGTCGGGATCCTGCTGACTGCGCTGACTCCGCAGGTGCCGGTGCCGTGGTACAGCAGCACAGAACTCGTCGCGGAATTGTCGGCCCAGGGTGCGGAAAGCACCGCCCTGACCGGAATAACTTCGGTCGCGCTGCCCCCGGACGGCGCCAATGGCTGGCTGGGATTGATCTGGCTGCTGGTGGCGATGGTGCCTTGCACGATTGGCGCGGGCTTGCTGTCGCCCAGCATCAACAGTCTGATTTCCAAATCGGTGCCGGCGGCGGAAATCGGCGGAGCGCTCGGCGTGAGCGCATCCATGGTCAGCCTTGCCAACGTCATCGCGCCGGTGACGGGTGGCGCAATGTTTCAGGCGTGGGGTTCGTCAGCGCCATTCCTGGCGGGCGGAGTCGTGCTGGCTGTGCTGTTGTTCGTCAGTGTCCGTCGCCTGCCGTCG is a genomic window containing:
- a CDS encoding DNA-directed RNA polymerase subunit beta, producing MNNEYFNTKNYARTVDVQELPSLIDIQLESFKWFMDEGLLELFDEISPIESYNGNLRLHFPSNHPDSKQWGLKFWYEEPKYSRELCLERDMSYAVPLYAKVALINREAGDEVSISDIFMGEFPLMTDKGTFIINGTERVVVSQLIRSPGVYFETEEERSTGRKLASSKLIPDRGAWMEFETRKSDALVLKFNRKRTVPVTVLLRAMAAVKDELDRLGLDTPIKTGSDEEILALFADVDNGEGHTFISKTIEGETDFQKTKDGNIAQAALLEFYKKMRPGDPPTLDNAREYLEQQLFDQRRYDLERVGRYKLNKRLGLQGEIPQAVRTITKRDIINLIRTMIQINNNQQKRDDIDHLGNRRVKTVGELIQNKLRVGLRRAERVIKERMSTKEQENPTPGTLINIRPIVAAIREFFGSSQLSQFMEQTNPLAELTHKRTLSALGPGGLRRERAGFDVRDVHHSHYGRICPIETPEGPNIGLIGRLASYAKVNQYGFIETPYRRVIRSLKIDDARLSGRSLREDVENSKGDVVIEEGTVITDDVIKALKKAKVEDVQVVPFVEPGTFYLPADEEDGFVIAQADTPTDVLGQIVVSRVSARHNQDFKMLPTNRVDYIDIAPRQIVGISAALIPFLEHDDANRALMGSNMQRQAVPLLDPDLPIVSTGMESVAALDSGQILRTEVDGEVISVQGDRIIVRSTAGEDSTYKLRKYNRSNQSTCIDQRPIVRKGNIVKAGDVLADSSSTYRGSLALGHNVLTAFICWDGGNYEDALLISEDILRRDKFTSIHIEKHEVEARETKLGGEEITYDIPNVGEEALKDLDEFGIVRIGAEVGPNDILVGKITPKGERELSPEEKLLRAIFGEQAREVKDSSLRLPHGERGKVVDVKTFNREEHRDLPAGVEKMVRVAVAQRRKLTVGDKMAGRHGNKGIISRVVSIEDMPYLSDGVPVEIILNPTGVPGRMNLGQVLELHLGWAADRLGFRAITPVFDGATEDDIRAELGRAWMMDYAWSEITARAWEWIKQFNYADEELEDDDEVRKLYVYEWLKDDARYDAQQLLESRVYRRRAVLAEWLREKGYDPEGVLLFGQDVPSGIAGRQQIEVNAVMVSLREWIKATDPKSSIPDDASIEDLYQIANSVMFTLGKPVPHYGKMTLYDGRTGEAFDNSVAVGFVHMLKLAHLVEDKVHARSTGPYSLVTQQPLGGKAQFGGQRLGEMEVWALEAYGAAYTLQEMLTVKSDDVQGRISTYEAIVKGEPIQDPGIPSSFRVLVKELQSLGLSVEAITEDGETITFGKEDDLRAAQQQKAQSTYTPSPTTPESLD
- a CDS encoding metallophosphoesterase family protein, which codes for MRIAVISDIHGNALAFEKVIAEIKREAFDQVVCLGDAVQGGPQPAETVALLRDLGWPVVMGNADEWLLSGVETGRDPIPDSRLRKLQRIREWSLSRLSAADRAFIAAFRQIVEIPLDSGRNLLCFHGSPGSFDDILLPTTSEAEFQSHLAPYLPNIMCGGHTHLPHVRRIGSSDSFYFNPGSVGLAYSHEQSGDRFRTDSWAEYAILTADRGRFALEFRRVPYEPVAIIEVYRSSGRPYANEPIAQYGALGM
- a CDS encoding pirin family protein, with the translated sequence MLPFALQNTQIAPNFVRDQALQHFPAGVFPTINPVHWLYSHFAVGGWSPLQRLSGMLTAHMTQIAPRNGFTWHPHRSLEIYTWVLEGELYHEDTTGGKGVIGAGEIQRMFAGDYIEHQELNLSDEKARVIQIWYVADRSSRGIQPHYQQVGRSDVPKRRVGDATVHSLIGDGSPLVQHMTGSLSAVTIDAGGSTTLELPRPDEDLFVYITDGAGEVVSADGTSVLGQYDVLLARPDTQQTTLTASDSAPLHALNFYLPRFLN
- a CDS encoding heme-binding protein, which codes for MRQITELSHKDAQIIIAAIGAELERTSQGAAVAVVDPHGELLAFLRTDGCRLPSITIAINKAYTAAREGIPSKRLGELSREGGFPMTNFGELRYVSWGGGIPVLAGGSVVGAVGVSGLPEEEDMRLATLGIAALG
- a CDS encoding PAS domain-containing sensor histidine kinase, with translation MKTPIGLPDYLIERLTSAGLFTDEGISRLLDDALSVRETAANPLLGAYRTLFEQVHDAVFIVAPSGQIISINHRAVELTGFPADELLTYSFRELSANVDASANVLQNLLDGQMYAPFERVFRKKSGETFTAEVTAQLVRGADGSPQYIQSVVRDITQRKRDEQELRDRERLLRQIIDLAPLEIFVKDAEGRYLMANQASAEAYGTTVDAIIGKTDKELSINADEAEAFTLQDRQVLETGQLLSVPESEFTDAEGRKRILRTAKMLLKFPGREEPAVLGVATDITEMKQTESELLQAYHQAYELAAERQQVRILTEFIQNTSHEFRTPLSVISTSIYLITRATDEAKRAAHVAQAAAQIKRITRLLEQLQTMAELDSGVELDFAPTDINALLREIIAVMREGDNKAGPVIQLLPDDNVPQVSADLKLLGLAFEHVLDNAVRFTPDGGMVTVATQSSPDGVTIEVRDTGIGIPYDKMEHVMRRFWRLDAAHSTPGFGLGLPIVQKIVDRHNGSLAISSQPGSGTTVTITLPAT
- a CDS encoding helix-turn-helix transcriptional regulator, producing MERELLLLGLLRRGEMHGYQLNEYISGVLANCIDLKKPTAYFLLDKLAARGWVSLSEDRAGNRPPRKVYRITAAGETAFQDLLRQNLSVYQTVSFANDIGLAFMDALDPGEARAHLLQRRAQLAAEIDQARHIPPHGGSLQLMIEHRTVHLAAELDWLDRVIERLHDTPLVPVSDQRTP
- a CDS encoding MFS transporter — translated: MTAPTPAPSIPDGEKLDFKRIFPIFIIVIVDLLALTVIIPMLPLFAVTFGADPLAIGLLSTVFPLFQLVGGPVLGSLSDRYGRKPVLIVSQVGTFVGLLMLGFANVLWILFASRILDGFTGGNIVTAQAAITDSTNERTRAQGLGLIGAAFGIGFVLGPAISGVALALTGNDFRVPAFIAAGFSLLSIVLTTFWFKETLAPDAHRSTARREPLLRRMAKTVVLPGVGILVALMFMQHVVFGGLEALLALFNLNRLGMSASSNAVVFVFVGVILVAVQGKYIGPWSRKYGERRLILAGLTLLAVGILLTALTPQVPVPWYSSTELVAELSAQGAESTALTGITSVALPPDGANGWLGLIWLLVAMVPCTIGAGLLSPSINSLISKSVPAAEIGGALGVSASMVSLANVIAPVTGGAMFQAWGSSAPFLAGGVVLAVLLFVSVRRLPSPKPVPAG